The following proteins are encoded in a genomic region of Coffea eugenioides isolate CCC68of chromosome 6, Ceug_1.0, whole genome shotgun sequence:
- the LOC113773425 gene encoding uncharacterized protein LOC113773425: MAFFGRFCLFAWLLWGNLGVQGDDSAIVGVCKKIGIYYDMCYDCLKSNPQEPDFGAKSIICATDAYVILRKSAFDFSLNSIGRFREVAKLCVDQFDITLGYCKAALKAWKLKRKPDTLAFLHSGLDYYFKCVEHVFIPVPIEYVVQLNTAKDFNEVSIEIVSLP, encoded by the coding sequence ATGGCTTTCTTTGGTCGATTTTGCTTGTTTGCCTGGCTTTTGTGGGGAAACTTAGGAGTCCAAGGCGATGACTCGGCGATCGTTGGTGTATGCAAAAAGATTGGCATTTATTATGATATGTGCTATGACTGCCTAAAGAGCAACCCACAAGAACCAGATTTTGGTGCCAAATCCATAATCTGCGCTACTGATGCATATGTTATCCTCCGAAAATCAGCTTTCGATTTTTCGTTAAATTCTATTGGCCGCTTTCGGGAGGTGGCCAAATTGTGCGTGGATCAATTTGACATAACTTTGGGTTACTGTAAAGCCGCACTTAAAGCATGGAAATTGAAGCGAAAGCCAGACACCTTAGCATTTCTTCACAGCGGTTTGGATTATTACTTCAAGTGCGTTGAACACGTCTTCATACCCGTTCCAATTGAGTATGTCGTACAATTAAATACTGCCAAAGATTTCAATGAGGTGTCAATTGAAATTGTCTCTCTACCATGA